The proteins below are encoded in one region of Micromonospora yangpuensis:
- a CDS encoding bifunctional helix-turn-helix transcriptional regulator/GNAT family N-acetyltransferase: protein MDGVLVGQVRRFNRTVTQRIGVLTDTYLARGRSLGQCRVLWEVGPEGIEVRALRARLDLDSGYLSRLLRALETEGLVVVEADDDDARVRRIRLTPAGVTERAELDRRSDELAASILTPLDGRQRDRLVAAMAEVERLLLASMVEVTATEPTHADARHCLRAYAEELNSRFAAGFDLTRAQPADLTPPAGLLLVARLHAAPVGCGALVFKGDEVAEIKRLWVSTSVRGLGLGRRLLTELETTATDHGVRLLRLDTNSALPEATALYRSAGYQEVDRFNDDPYPELFFAKQLG, encoded by the coding sequence ATGGACGGGGTGTTGGTGGGGCAGGTGCGGCGGTTCAACCGTACGGTCACCCAGCGGATCGGGGTGCTCACCGACACGTACCTGGCGCGTGGGCGGTCGCTGGGGCAGTGCCGGGTGCTGTGGGAGGTCGGTCCGGAGGGGATCGAGGTCCGCGCGCTGCGCGCCCGCCTCGACCTGGACTCCGGCTACCTCAGCCGGTTGCTGCGCGCCCTGGAGACCGAAGGGCTCGTCGTGGTCGAGGCCGACGACGACGACGCCCGGGTACGCCGGATCCGGCTCACCCCGGCCGGCGTCACCGAACGGGCCGAGCTGGACCGGCGCTCCGACGAGCTGGCCGCCTCGATCCTGACGCCGCTCGACGGGCGGCAGCGGGACCGGCTGGTGGCGGCGATGGCCGAGGTGGAACGGCTGCTGCTCGCCTCGATGGTGGAGGTCACCGCCACCGAACCGACGCACGCCGACGCCCGGCACTGCCTGCGGGCGTACGCGGAGGAGTTGAACTCGCGTTTCGCGGCCGGCTTCGACCTGACGCGGGCCCAACCGGCGGACCTGACCCCGCCGGCCGGGCTGCTGCTGGTGGCCCGGTTGCACGCCGCGCCGGTCGGCTGCGGCGCGCTGGTCTTCAAGGGTGACGAGGTGGCGGAGATCAAGCGGCTCTGGGTGTCCACCTCGGTCCGCGGGCTGGGCCTGGGCCGTCGGTTGCTCACCGAACTGGAGACCACCGCCACCGACCACGGGGTACGCCTGCTGCGGCTGGACACCAACAGCGCGCTGCCGGAGGCGACCGCCCTGTACCGCTCGGCCGGCTATCAGGAGGTGGACCGGTTCAACGACGACCCGTACCCGGAGCTGTTCTTCGCCAAGCAGCTCGGCTGA
- a CDS encoding HD domain-containing protein: protein MTRLRESIEPAESYRNLLAQATQDASYEPTGAQTVLRCDRQAETWHRGQTRGDGSPYIVHPRRVALLSLAYRPAGPVETVLISLLHDVVEDCGVTAAELARDYGGQVARSVVLLSAPATVGESSTARSQRKQEKWQRVSAEGGITLLVHLVDVLDNLISCRFVDDRHQAYRKIPRWLWQAVQFHVPLAERRHPLLADSIAEEVRWQLDRGVRIGSWSDV, encoded by the coding sequence GTGACGCGACTCCGCGAATCCATCGAGCCTGCGGAGTCCTACCGGAACCTGCTCGCCCAGGCGACACAGGACGCGTCGTACGAGCCAACCGGGGCCCAGACCGTGCTGCGCTGCGACCGCCAGGCCGAGACGTGGCACCGCGGCCAGACCAGGGGGGACGGGTCGCCGTACATCGTCCATCCCCGACGCGTCGCCCTGCTGAGTCTCGCCTACCGCCCGGCCGGCCCGGTGGAGACGGTCCTCATCTCGCTGCTGCACGACGTCGTCGAGGACTGCGGCGTCACCGCTGCCGAGCTGGCCCGCGACTACGGTGGGCAGGTCGCCCGGTCGGTCGTGCTGCTCTCCGCTCCGGCCACTGTCGGCGAGTCGTCAACGGCCCGCTCGCAGCGGAAGCAGGAGAAGTGGCAGCGGGTCTCCGCCGAGGGCGGGATCACCCTGCTGGTCCATCTGGTCGATGTGTTGGACAATCTGATCTCGTGTCGGTTCGTCGACGACCGACACCAGGCCTACCGGAAGATTCCCCGCTGGCTCTGGCAGGCCGTACAGTTTCATGTTCCGCTCGCCGAGCGCCGACACCCGCTCCTCGCCGACAGCATCGCCGAGGAAGTGCGGTGGCAGCTCGACCGGGGCGTGAGAATAGGTTCCTGGAGCGATGTTTGA
- a CDS encoding PPOX class F420-dependent oxidoreductase, which produces MTILTDEDLALLAEPQLAHVATIEPDGSPHVTPVWVDTDGETIVFNTAKGRQKYNNILRNPVVAVSVVDKADDYRTLWIKGNAEFVTEGADAHIDKLAKKYLGQETYPFRQPNEERIIVRITPTQKLGRG; this is translated from the coding sequence ATGACGATCCTTACCGACGAAGACCTGGCCCTGCTCGCCGAGCCGCAGTTGGCGCACGTGGCGACCATCGAGCCCGACGGCAGCCCGCACGTGACCCCGGTCTGGGTGGACACCGACGGCGAGACCATCGTGTTCAACACCGCCAAGGGTCGGCAGAAGTACAACAACATCCTGCGCAACCCGGTGGTCGCGGTCAGCGTGGTGGACAAGGCCGACGACTACCGCACCCTCTGGATCAAGGGCAACGCCGAGTTCGTCACCGAGGGCGCCGACGCGCACATCGACAAGCTGGCCAAGAAGTACCTCGGCCAGGAGACCTACCCGTTCCGCCAGCCCAACGAGGAGCGGATCATCGTCCGGATCACCCCCACCCAGAAGCTCGGCCGCGGCTGA
- the ligD gene encoding non-homologous end-joining DNA ligase, giving the protein MPSERLRVEVQGRALELSNLDKVLYPAAGFTKGEVIDYYTRIAPVLLPHLADRALTRIRYPNGVDGGSFFEKNAPAATPDWVRVATLPAPGSRKGRDTIDYVVADDLPTLVWLANLAALELHTPQWRIGAHPDLLVVDLDPGAPAGLRQCCQVALLLRDRLAADGVRAFPKTSGKKGMQLSCPIAGTQSAELVSSYARRVAQELEGEHPKLIVSKMAKNLRPGKIFIDWSQNNAAKTTVAPYSLRAAPTPTVSTPLTWDEVEAGAAGKGPARTPYGPPEVLARVDSHGDLLVRKGPFLTLPV; this is encoded by the coding sequence ATGCCCAGTGAGCGGCTCCGGGTCGAGGTGCAGGGGCGGGCGCTGGAGCTGTCCAACCTCGACAAGGTGCTCTACCCGGCGGCCGGATTCACCAAGGGCGAGGTGATCGACTACTACACCCGGATCGCCCCGGTGCTCCTGCCGCACCTGGCCGACCGGGCGCTGACCCGGATCCGGTACCCCAACGGCGTCGACGGCGGCTCGTTCTTCGAGAAGAACGCCCCCGCCGCCACCCCCGACTGGGTACGGGTGGCCACCCTGCCCGCGCCCGGCTCCCGCAAGGGCCGGGACACCATCGACTACGTGGTCGCCGACGACCTACCCACCCTGGTCTGGCTGGCCAACCTGGCCGCCCTGGAACTGCACACCCCGCAGTGGCGGATCGGCGCGCACCCGGACCTGCTCGTCGTCGACCTGGACCCGGGCGCCCCGGCCGGGCTGCGCCAGTGCTGCCAGGTGGCGCTGCTGCTGCGCGACCGGCTGGCCGCCGACGGGGTACGGGCCTTCCCGAAGACCTCCGGCAAGAAGGGCATGCAGCTCTCCTGCCCGATCGCCGGCACCCAGTCCGCCGAGTTGGTCAGCTCCTACGCTCGCCGGGTCGCCCAGGAGTTGGAGGGTGAGCACCCGAAGTTGATCGTGTCGAAGATGGCGAAGAACCTCCGCCCCGGCAAGATCTTCATCGACTGGAGCCAGAACAACGCGGCGAAGACCACAGTCGCGCCGTACTCGCTGCGGGCCGCGCCGACGCCTACCGTCTCCACCCCGCTGACCTGGGACGAGGTCGAGGCCGGCGCAGCCGGCAAGGGTCCGGCCCGCACCCCGTACGGCCCCCCCGAAGTCCTAGCCCGAGTCGATTCCCACGGCGACCTCCTGGTAAGGAAGGGCCCCTTCTTAACGCTTCCGGTATAG
- a CDS encoding TIGR03089 family protein, whose translation MDAALPVLVPGDVPGGEQPLLTYLDGTTGERTELTAAELGGWAARSAGLLRDGCGLAPGSRVAVLLPPHWRTAAVLLGAWSVGLTVSFRPRATAGLPVLEPGGDRPYDAVFVTPARLDDWLEEVPAGTHRYLVGTGAQPLVEPPAGWLDWSIEVLRHGDTPPAHHLIHPADPASPDGTSYGALGRIAAEMAGKLDLRAGDRLLVDVAEHEQPLKWLLAPLLTGASVLLAADLDPDRRAALIDAEQITRTL comes from the coding sequence GTGGACGCTGCCCTTCCCGTGCTGGTCCCCGGCGATGTTCCCGGGGGCGAGCAGCCGCTGCTCACCTACCTCGACGGGACGACCGGGGAACGCACCGAGCTGACCGCCGCCGAGCTGGGCGGCTGGGCGGCCCGCAGCGCCGGGTTGCTGCGCGACGGGTGCGGGCTGGCCCCGGGCAGTCGGGTCGCGGTGCTGCTGCCGCCGCACTGGCGTACCGCGGCGGTGTTGCTCGGGGCGTGGTCGGTGGGGCTGACGGTGTCGTTCCGGCCGCGCGCCACGGCGGGCCTGCCGGTGCTGGAGCCCGGCGGCGACCGACCCTACGACGCGGTCTTCGTCACCCCGGCCCGGCTCGACGACTGGCTGGAGGAGGTGCCCGCCGGCACCCACCGCTACCTGGTAGGCACCGGGGCGCAGCCGCTGGTCGAGCCGCCGGCCGGCTGGCTGGACTGGTCGATCGAGGTGCTCCGGCACGGCGACACGCCACCCGCGCACCACCTGATCCACCCGGCCGATCCGGCGAGCCCCGACGGCACCAGCTACGGCGCGTTGGGGCGGATCGCCGCCGAGATGGCCGGGAAGCTGGACCTGCGGGCCGGTGACCGGTTGCTGGTGGACGTGGCCGAGCACGAGCAGCCGTTGAAGTGGCTGCTCGCGCCGCTGCTCACCGGGGCGTCGGTGCTGCTCGCCGCCGACCTCGACCCGGACCGCCGGGCTGCCCTGATCGACGCCGAGCAGATCACCCGCACGCTCTGA
- a CDS encoding adenylyltransferase/cytidyltransferase family protein produces the protein MNRSPRSRLVDLPHLQSTEIRNRLGRISMAKGVYDLTHLGHVESLWMAREHGDSLVVALATDTSVRRRKGPGRPILTFRERVGILSSLTMIDYIVPYDDTNPCSTILAVRPSCFCATHFEYFSTADIAELRRLEIRLMQLPRPQERSTSDIIEDIRRKQA, from the coding sequence GTGAACCGGTCACCCAGGTCACGACTGGTCGACCTGCCTCATCTGCAGAGCACCGAGATCCGGAACCGGCTCGGGCGGATCTCGATGGCCAAGGGTGTCTACGACCTCACCCACCTCGGTCACGTGGAATCTCTCTGGATGGCCCGGGAACACGGAGACTCCCTGGTGGTGGCGCTTGCCACCGACACATCGGTCAGGCGACGCAAGGGTCCGGGTCGACCGATTCTGACCTTTCGTGAACGGGTCGGCATCCTGTCGAGCCTCACAATGATCGACTACATTGTCCCCTACGACGACACGAACCCGTGCTCGACCATCCTCGCGGTTCGCCCCTCCTGCTTCTGCGCGACCCACTTCGAGTACTTCTCGACAGCTGACATCGCGGAACTGCGGCGACTGGAGATCAGGCTCATGCAGCTACCGCGACCCCAGGAACGGTCCACCAGCGACATCATCGAGGACATAAGGAGGAAGCAGGCGTGA
- a CDS encoding winged helix-turn-helix domain-containing protein, with protein MPIPPTMAELVDDHIRRIEEGEWSPGTQLPAAHVMADEYNVSLSTINRAWATLRKRGVLVGRPGRGVFVAER; from the coding sequence GTGCCTATCCCGCCGACCATGGCCGAGCTCGTCGACGATCACATCAGGCGTATCGAGGAAGGTGAGTGGTCGCCGGGCACCCAGTTGCCTGCCGCGCACGTGATGGCCGACGAGTACAACGTGTCTCTGTCGACCATCAACCGGGCGTGGGCGACGTTGCGCAAGCGCGGCGTACTGGTTGGGCGGCCTGGTCGGGGGGTTTTCGTCGCCGAGCGGTAG
- a CDS encoding class I SAM-dependent methyltransferase produces MIDGRPWFRFMDRLYSPLPVHDLDPSMVAELCELRLEFMDELIDETIYAKVAHQLREAAAERIAAADAGPVVLDFGTGDGRFSRTLATRLPNAHVLGCDISFASLRRSRPKGRVFQISTDGDIPIGNSRMDLTVACFVLHFTLPVRAFEELHRITRGGGHLVVNTYGPGGVRSRESVERTGWKVVGERDVPDIAGHRILAFQKRPG; encoded by the coding sequence ATGATCGACGGCCGGCCGTGGTTCCGGTTCATGGATCGCCTGTACAGCCCGCTACCGGTGCACGATCTCGATCCTTCGATGGTTGCCGAGCTGTGTGAACTGCGTCTTGAGTTCATGGACGAACTGATCGACGAGACGATCTACGCGAAGGTGGCCCACCAGCTCCGCGAGGCGGCGGCGGAGAGGATCGCGGCCGCCGACGCAGGGCCGGTCGTGCTGGACTTCGGAACCGGTGACGGCAGGTTCTCCCGGACACTTGCCACCAGATTGCCGAACGCCCACGTGCTCGGGTGCGACATAAGCTTCGCTTCGCTGCGCCGGTCCAGGCCGAAGGGACGGGTGTTCCAGATCTCCACCGACGGTGACATTCCCATCGGGAACTCCCGGATGGACCTCACAGTTGCCTGTTTCGTCCTGCACTTCACGCTGCCGGTACGCGCCTTCGAGGAACTGCACCGCATTACCAGAGGGGGCGGCCACCTCGTCGTCAACACGTACGGGCCGGGCGGCGTGCGGTCACGGGAGTCAGTGGAGCGCACGGGCTGGAAGGTAGTCGGCGAAAGGGACGTACCAGACATCGCCGGGCACCGGATCCTCGCCTTTCAGAAGCGTCCGGGTTGA
- a CDS encoding tetratricopeptide repeat protein gives MPLGSGRTPLSPLISLPPPGTAPPGGDAPPPALDPGTYLDTANLALQISVGVVTVLTLFLALLAFLGLREMATIRRRQRELSRALAAAQETRDEIEGKLKSLHVDLEALVMTAHLFHEGQVAYAKADYDRAISSYQQALELQPDNPRIQVRFARALVNKGFNSRAERVLRAATTRDPLNADAWRALSTCRRYVNLTEAIDFAERAVDLDPKSSDNWNYLGLLLRDSERYEDALSAFGEATRVAPREPFGKFYQALILTKLQDDRAAIPVLRDAHADAETLRSARRIKEIWCMTIEWTYRRSLDTPEQEDAANKIVALLAVACHEARDRQAVLGHMTFYLAAKGIDLDAEASLQAFPEADVVSARKRVLREGN, from the coding sequence GTGCCGCTCGGATCCGGCCGCACACCGCTTTCTCCCCTGATCAGCCTGCCGCCACCCGGGACTGCGCCGCCCGGTGGGGACGCACCACCCCCCGCACTGGACCCCGGGACCTATCTCGACACCGCCAACCTGGCCCTTCAGATCAGCGTCGGTGTCGTCACGGTGCTGACCCTCTTCCTCGCCCTGCTGGCGTTCCTGGGCCTGCGGGAGATGGCGACGATCAGGCGACGGCAACGCGAGTTGAGTAGGGCCCTGGCCGCGGCCCAGGAGACCCGTGACGAGATCGAGGGCAAGCTCAAGAGCCTCCACGTCGACCTTGAGGCGCTCGTGATGACCGCACATCTGTTCCACGAGGGACAGGTGGCGTACGCGAAAGCGGACTACGATCGAGCGATCTCCTCCTACCAGCAGGCGCTGGAGCTTCAACCCGACAATCCGCGGATTCAGGTCCGTTTCGCGCGGGCCCTGGTGAACAAGGGCTTCAACAGCCGTGCCGAACGCGTGCTGCGTGCGGCGACGACCCGGGATCCCCTGAACGCGGACGCCTGGCGGGCGCTCTCCACCTGTCGTCGCTACGTCAACCTGACCGAGGCCATCGACTTTGCCGAGCGGGCAGTCGACCTCGATCCGAAGTCCAGCGACAACTGGAACTACCTGGGGCTGCTACTCAGAGACAGCGAACGGTACGAGGACGCGCTGTCGGCCTTCGGGGAGGCGACGAGGGTTGCCCCGCGAGAGCCGTTCGGAAAGTTCTATCAGGCCCTCATCCTCACCAAGCTCCAGGACGACCGGGCCGCGATTCCCGTGCTGCGCGACGCCCACGCCGACGCCGAGACGCTCAGGAGTGCCAGAAGGATCAAGGAAATCTGGTGCATGACCATCGAGTGGACGTATCGCCGCAGCCTCGACACTCCGGAGCAGGAGGACGCGGCAAACAAGATCGTGGCACTTCTCGCCGTGGCGTGCCACGAGGCGCGGGACCGGCAGGCGGTCCTCGGCCACATGACCTTCTACCTCGCGGCAAAAGGCATCGACCTGGATGCCGAAGCGTCTCTTCAGGCTTTTCCCGAGGCCGACGTCGTGTCCGCTCGAAAACGAGTGCTCAGGGAAGGAAACTGA
- a CDS encoding ATP-dependent DNA ligase, translating into MLAMTGPLPRGAGWAYEFKWDGIRALADIRAGRQHLYARTGVEITAAYPELATLPGQLAARPVEEGPPIDDALFDGEVVLFAGDSGAPSFTALAERMHVRDRDRAARLAAVAPVTYMIFDLLRLRGADLTGWPYHQRRATLAGLGLGGSRWAVPPDFADGPATWAAAGEHGLEGVLAKRVGSVYRPGVRSPDWVKVKLEVTGDFVVGGWRPGARRIGGLLVGVPGPDGRLTYRGRVGGGIGATMERQLLRELEPLRTGASPFAGDVPREDVRGAIWVTPTVVVEIKYGQRTPDGRLRFPRVLRLRPDKPAEEVTDAQ; encoded by the coding sequence ATGCTCGCGATGACCGGCCCGCTGCCCCGCGGTGCCGGCTGGGCGTACGAGTTCAAGTGGGACGGCATCCGCGCGCTGGCCGACATCCGCGCCGGCCGGCAACACCTGTACGCCCGTACCGGCGTGGAGATCACCGCCGCGTACCCGGAGCTGGCGACCCTGCCCGGTCAGCTCGCCGCGCGGCCGGTCGAGGAGGGGCCACCGATCGACGACGCGTTGTTCGACGGTGAGGTGGTGCTCTTCGCCGGCGACTCCGGGGCACCCTCGTTCACCGCGTTGGCCGAACGGATGCACGTGCGGGACCGGGACCGGGCGGCGCGGCTGGCGGCGGTCGCCCCGGTGACGTACATGATCTTCGATCTGCTCCGGCTGCGGGGTGCGGACCTGACCGGCTGGCCCTACCACCAGCGGCGGGCGACCCTGGCCGGGCTCGGGCTCGGCGGCAGCCGGTGGGCGGTGCCGCCGGACTTCGCCGACGGGCCGGCGACCTGGGCGGCGGCCGGCGAACACGGGCTGGAAGGGGTGCTGGCCAAGCGGGTCGGCTCGGTCTACCGGCCCGGGGTCCGCTCGCCGGACTGGGTGAAGGTCAAACTGGAGGTCACCGGGGACTTCGTGGTGGGCGGCTGGCGACCCGGGGCCCGTCGGATCGGCGGCCTGCTGGTCGGGGTGCCCGGCCCGGATGGGCGGCTGACCTACCGGGGACGGGTCGGTGGGGGCATCGGCGCGACCATGGAACGACAGCTGCTGCGGGAGTTGGAGCCGCTGCGGACCGGCGCGTCCCCGTTCGCCGGGGACGTACCCCGAGAGGACGTCCGGGGCGCGATCTGGGTGACCCCGACGGTGGTGGTGGAGATCAAGTACGGCCAGCGGACCCCGGACGGGCGACTGCGCTTCCCCCGGGTCCTGCGGCTACGCCCGGACAAACCGGCCGAGGAGGTCACCGATGCCCAGTGA
- a CDS encoding DivIVA domain-containing protein has translation MRSLLRRFRPAPSPADLAEPPGRHRAAAHRMPLRPWQVRHRWFTVRRHGLDPVEVTEFLHLVADELTVAQTALGALREENARIKRTLRSWQSAQAAGLPELACR, from the coding sequence ATGCGATCCCTGCTGCGCCGATTCCGACCCGCGCCGAGCCCGGCCGACCTGGCCGAACCGCCCGGCCGCCACCGGGCGGCGGCCCACCGGATGCCGTTACGGCCGTGGCAGGTCCGGCACCGCTGGTTCACGGTACGCCGACACGGGCTGGACCCGGTCGAGGTGACCGAGTTCCTGCACCTGGTGGCCGACGAGCTGACCGTGGCACAGACCGCGCTCGGGGCGCTCCGGGAGGAGAACGCCCGGATCAAGCGGACGCTGCGCTCGTGGCAGTCCGCCCAGGCCGCCGGCCTACCCGAGTTGGCGTGCCGGTGA
- a CDS encoding FKBP-type peptidyl-prolyl cis-trans isomerase: MSERTGGQAQASKSQRRLAAQLAAQKAAEAKRRRQAWAGGLAGLAVAAVLIGVFVVVGQGDDDPADTMASEPSASAPAADPNAPGAPPAPQLPEGADPALGSKPKVEAGQGELKELKVTPLIEGTGAEVKSGQSITTNYVGVFYADGKEFDSSWERGEPATFSIGVGQVIKGWDQGLVGVKVGSRVQLDLPSDLAYGDDASGGRPTGPLRFVVDVLAAQ, from the coding sequence GTGAGCGAGCGTACGGGTGGCCAGGCCCAGGCCTCCAAGTCCCAGCGCCGACTGGCCGCCCAACTGGCGGCGCAGAAGGCGGCCGAGGCCAAGCGACGCCGGCAGGCGTGGGCCGGTGGCCTCGCCGGCCTGGCCGTGGCCGCGGTGCTGATCGGGGTGTTCGTGGTCGTCGGCCAGGGCGACGACGACCCCGCCGACACCATGGCCAGCGAGCCTTCGGCCTCCGCCCCCGCCGCCGACCCCAACGCGCCGGGCGCGCCGCCCGCGCCGCAGCTGCCCGAGGGCGCGGACCCGGCCCTGGGCAGCAAGCCGAAGGTCGAGGCGGGCCAGGGTGAGCTGAAAGAGCTGAAGGTGACCCCGTTGATCGAGGGCACCGGCGCGGAGGTCAAGTCCGGCCAGAGCATCACCACCAACTACGTGGGGGTCTTCTACGCCGACGGCAAGGAGTTCGACTCGTCCTGGGAGCGGGGCGAGCCGGCCACCTTCTCGATCGGCGTCGGCCAGGTCATCAAGGGCTGGGACCAGGGCCTGGTCGGGGTGAAGGTCGGCAGCCGCGTGCAGCTCGACCTTCCGTCCGACCTGGCGTACGGCGACGACGCCTCCGGCGGCCGGCCGACCGGCCCGCTGCGCTTCGTCGTCGACGTGCTCGCCGCCCAGTGA
- a CDS encoding 2'-5' RNA ligase family protein: MTDLIKVGVSFPVGGSARSTCVRLSDAVAAEVPVQVRLGAAGNSEPHVTVAMGLLPSSRVAAVEEATRSLLTELGGPFDMTFGPAYRETETGRYILLDVVLPDRAANWRSLIQSRLVDIYAEPSRTSATPHLTISCTEQSGAQLDGIINTAPPIPPATVSTIDIARSGPKGIKLEVLKSIHL, translated from the coding sequence GTGACCGACCTGATCAAGGTAGGTGTCAGCTTTCCGGTGGGGGGTTCGGCCCGCTCCACCTGCGTACGGCTCAGTGACGCGGTGGCGGCCGAGGTGCCGGTACAGGTGCGGCTGGGAGCAGCCGGCAACTCCGAACCGCACGTGACGGTGGCGATGGGACTGTTGCCGAGCAGCAGGGTGGCCGCTGTCGAGGAAGCGACCCGCAGCCTGCTGACCGAACTCGGCGGGCCATTCGACATGACGTTTGGTCCCGCCTACCGTGAAACGGAGACCGGCCGCTACATCCTCCTCGACGTGGTGCTCCCCGACCGGGCGGCCAACTGGCGGTCACTGATCCAGTCGCGGTTGGTGGACATCTACGCGGAACCGTCCCGCACCAGCGCCACCCCGCACCTCACCATCTCGTGCACGGAGCAGTCCGGGGCGCAGTTGGACGGGATAATCAACACCGCTCCCCCGATTCCGCCAGCCACCGTCAGCACGATCGACATCGCCAGAAGCGGACCGAAGGGGATAAAGCTTGAAGTCCTCAAGTCCATCCACCTCTGA